Genomic DNA from Nocardioides aquaticus:
CGGCCCGGTCGGCGAGCAGCCGGCAGCCGGGGTGCAGCAGGTCGCGGGTGCCGCAGAGCACGAGGGTCGGCGGCAGCCCGTCGAGGTCGCCGAGCGCGGGCGACAGCTCCGGGCGCGCCAGCTCGGCCGGGTCGTCGGAGCCGGCCCACCACGAGGCGTAGAGCCGGAGCTTCGACAGGTGCAGCCATGGGTCCGTGCCGTCGAGGGCGGCGGTCTGCGGCGTCGACTCGCTGAGGTCGACCCAGGGCGAGACGAGCACCATCCGCGAGGGCGCCGGTCCGCCGCGGTCGCGGAGCTCCTGGGCGACGGCCAGGGCGATGCCGCCCCGGCGGAGTCGCCGGTCAGGACCACCCGCCCGAGCTCGGCGTACCGCGCGACGTCCTCGACGAGGGCCGCGCGGGAGGACCGCCAGTCGTGCGCGGGCGCCAGCGGGTAGTCCGGCAGCACCACCCGCGCCCCCAGCGGACCGGCGACCCGGGTGGCCCACCGCACGTGCGCGGAGTCGGCCGGCGACACGAACCCGCCCCGTGCAGGTGGTAGACGGTCGAGGTGGCCTCGCCCGTCCGCGGCTCCAGGGCCCAGGCCGGGAACTCCCCGTCCGTGCCGGCCAGGAGCTCGCGGCGGGCGACCCACTGCCGGCCCAGGCCAGGCACCAGGCCCGTCGGCAGCGACCGGTCGAGGCCCTCCTGACGGCGGGAGACGCGGTCGCGCTCCACCGTGGCGGCGGCTGCGACCCCGCTCGAGACGTCGAGGTCACCGGCTCCTCGCAGCCGGGGCACGAGGGTGGCGAGGAGCTGGTGGCGCAGGCTCGGGGTCACCGCCGAAGCCTCCCACGCGCGCCCTCGCGGACCGCCCCGTATGGTGGGCGGCACGACAGGGGAGCACGCGCAGCGTGCTGAGAGTGCGGACCAGCCGCAGACCCTAGAACCTGCTCCGGCTAGTACCGGCGAAGGGAGTCATCATGATGCTGCCCGCACGCACCCGAGGTGCCGCACGACCACTGCTGGCGGGGGTGGGAGCGGCCGCGCTGCTGCTGACCACGTCCTGCAGCCTCGTCGGAGGGGGTGACGAGGACGAGGCGTCGGGCACGCCCACCGGCGCCGCCGGCGAGGCAGGCGGGACGGTCACCCTGGTCACGCACGACTCGTTCGTGCTGCCGGGCAAGGTCCTGCGCGGCTTCACCGCGGAGACCGGCTATGACCTCGAGCAGCGCCCGCTCGGCGACGCCGGCTCGATGACCAACCAGCTCGTCCTCGCCGCGGGCACGCCGCCGGGCGACGTCGCGTTCGGCGTCGACAACACGTTCGCCTCGCGGGCCCTGGAGGAGGACGTCTTCGTCCCGGCCCTGCCCGACGACCTGCCCGCCGGCGTCGAGGACGACCTGCTGCCCGGTGACGACGAGGGCCTGCTGACGCCCGTCGACGACGGCAACGTGTGCGTCAACGTCGACGACACCTGGTTCGCCGAGCGCGACCTCGAGCCCCCGGCCTCCCTCGACGACCTCGTCGACCCGGCCTACGCCGACCTGCTCGCCCTGCCCGCGGCCACCACCAGCTCGCCTGGCCTGGCCTTCCTGCTGGCCACGATCGACGAGTACGGCGACGACTGGCCGGCCTACTGGGAGGCGCTGGTCGACAACGGCGCCGAGATCACCTCCGGCTGGGAGCAGGCCTACCAGTCCCGCTTCACCCAGGGCGGGGGCGACGGCGACCGCCCGGTCGTCGTGTCCTACGACTCCTCGCCGGCCTTCACCGTCGACGGCGGTCGGAGCACCACCAGCGCGCTGCTCGACACCTGCTACCAGCAGGTCGAGTACGCCGGGGTGCTCGCCGGCGCCGAGAACCCCGAGGGCGGCGCGGCGCTGGTCGAGTACCTGCTCTCGCCGGAGGTCCAGGAGGCGCTGCCGGAGAGCATGTACGTCTTCCCGGTCGTCGAGGACACCCCGCTCCCGGCGGACTGGGCCCGCTTCGCCGAGCGGCCCACCGACCCGTACGCCGTGGACCCGGCCGAGATCGCCGCGAACCGCGACACCTGGCTGCGCGAGTGGGCCGACGTCACCAGCCGGTGACGGCCAGCCGGTGACGACCGCGACCTCGACCACCACCCGCCGCCTCGCCACGACGGCGGCGCTGGCTGCGCTCCCGCTGGCCGTCCTCGGGGTGTTCTTCCTGCTCCCCGTGGCCGGCATGGTCGACCGCGGCCTGCGACCCGACGGGGTGCTCGACCCGGGGGCCGTGCTGGAGGTCCTCACGCGGCCCCGGACCGGCCGGGTCGTCTGGTTCACGCTGTGGACCGCGACGCTGGGCACCGCGGTCGCCGTGGTGCTCGGGCTGCCCGCGGCCTACGTCCTGCACCGGCTGCGGTTCCCCGGGCGCGGACTCGTACGGGCCGCGCTGCTGGTGCCGTTCGTGCTGCCCACGGTCGTGGTCGGGGTCGCCTTCGACCTGCTGCTGCGCGACGGGGGCCCGCTGGCCGGGCTCGGCCTGGCCGGCACCCCGGCCGCGATCGTCGCGGGCCTGGTCTTCTTCAACGTCGCGGTGGTCGTGCGCAGCGTCGGCGCCACCTGGGAGGGCCTGGACCGGCGACCCGCGGAGGCCGCCGCCGCGCTCGGGGCGGGCCCGTGGCAGGTCTGGTGGACCGTCACGGCCCCGGCGCTGCGCCCGGCCGTGGTCTCGGCGGCCAGCGTCGTCTTCCTCTTCTGCGCCACCGCCTTCGGCGTCGTGCTGGTCATCGGCGGCGTCCGGTACGCCTCGGTGGAGACCGAGATCTACCTCCTCACCGCCAACCTGCTCGACCTCCAGGCCGCCGCCGCCCTCTCGCTGGTCCAGCTGCTGGCCGTGGTCGCCCTGCTGCTGGTCTCCGCGCGGCTGCGGACCACCGCCGACCCGACCCGGTCGCGGGTGGTCGCCGCGCCGCGCCGCCCGGCCCGGGGCGACGCCGTCCCGGTCGTGGTCACCGCGCTGGTGCTGCTGGCGGTGGCCGCGCCGGTCGCCGCGCTGGTCGTGGGGTCGCTGCGGGTCGACGGGGCGTGGAGCCTCGCGTCGTACCGCGCCCTGGGCGCCGACCCCGGCGACGGGGGCGGGCAGGCGCTGCTGGTGCCGGTCACCGACGCCCTGCTGAACTCCCTGCGCACGGCCGTCGACGCGACCTGGATGTCGGTCCTGCTCGGCCTCCTGGTCGCCGCCGTGGTCACCCGGCGGTCCCGCTCCCGGGCCGAACGGCGGGTCCGCTCGCTGCTCGACGGCCTGTTCATGCTGCCGCTCGGCGTCTCGGCGGTGACCCTCGGCTTCGGCTTCCTGGTCACCCTCGGCCGTCCGCCGCTGGAGCTGCGTGACAACCCGCTGCTGGTCCCGGTCGCCCAGGCCCTGGTCGCGCTGCCGCTGGTGGTCCGCACCCTGGTCCCGGTGCTGGCCTCGGTCGACGAGCGGCTCCGCCAGGCCGCGGCGTCGCTCGGTGCGACACCCGCCCGTGCGCTGCTGGCCGTGGACCTGCCGGTGCTCTGGAAGCCCCTGGTGGGGGCCGCCGGGTTCGCCTTCGCGGTCTCGCTGGGGGAGTTCGGCGCGACCTCGTTCCTGGCCCGTCCCGACCACCCGACCGTGCCGGTGGTCATCTTCCGCCTGCTCGGCAACCCCGGCGAGCTCAACTACGGCATGGCCCTGGCCGCGTCGGTGGTCCTGGCCGCCACCACCGCCGGCGTCATGCTGGCCGTGGAGCGGCTGCGCGTGCCGTCGCTCGGGGCCTGGTGAGGCAGGCATGACCCTCCGCGTGCGCGACCTGTCCGTGTCGTACGACGGCGCGCCGGCCGTCCGGGCCGCCAGCCTCGAGGTGCCGGCCGGGTCGACCCTGGCCGTCCTCGGCCCGTCCGGCTGCGGCAAGTCGACCCTGCTGCGCGCCGTGGCCGGCCTGGAGCCGCCCGACGCCGGGACGATCGGGTGGGTCCCGGGGGAGGAGAGCGAGGTGGAGGACCTGACCCGGGTCCCCACCCACCGGCGC
This window encodes:
- a CDS encoding thiamine ABC transporter substrate-binding protein encodes the protein MMLPARTRGAARPLLAGVGAAALLLTTSCSLVGGGDEDEASGTPTGAAGEAGGTVTLVTHDSFVLPGKVLRGFTAETGYDLEQRPLGDAGSMTNQLVLAAGTPPGDVAFGVDNTFASRALEEDVFVPALPDDLPAGVEDDLLPGDDEGLLTPVDDGNVCVNVDDTWFAERDLEPPASLDDLVDPAYADLLALPAATTSSPGLAFLLATIDEYGDDWPAYWEALVDNGAEITSGWEQAYQSRFTQGGGDGDRPVVVSYDSSPAFTVDGGRSTTSALLDTCYQQVEYAGVLAGAENPEGGAALVEYLLSPEVQEALPESMYVFPVVEDTPLPADWARFAERPTDPYAVDPAEIAANRDTWLREWADVTSR
- a CDS encoding ABC transporter permease — its product is MTTATSTTTRRLATTAALAALPLAVLGVFFLLPVAGMVDRGLRPDGVLDPGAVLEVLTRPRTGRVVWFTLWTATLGTAVAVVLGLPAAYVLHRLRFPGRGLVRAALLVPFVLPTVVVGVAFDLLLRDGGPLAGLGLAGTPAAIVAGLVFFNVAVVVRSVGATWEGLDRRPAEAAAALGAGPWQVWWTVTAPALRPAVVSAASVVFLFCATAFGVVLVIGGVRYASVETEIYLLTANLLDLQAAAALSLVQLLAVVALLLVSARLRTTADPTRSRVVAAPRRPARGDAVPVVVTALVLLAVAAPVAALVVGSLRVDGAWSLASYRALGADPGDGGGQALLVPVTDALLNSLRTAVDATWMSVLLGLLVAAVVTRRSRSRAERRVRSLLDGLFMLPLGVSAVTLGFGFLVTLGRPPLELRDNPLLVPVAQALVALPLVVRTLVPVLASVDERLRQAAASLGATPARALLAVDLPVLWKPLVGAAGFAFAVSLGEFGATSFLARPDHPTVPVVIFRLLGNPGELNYGMALAASVVLAATTAGVMLAVERLRVPSLGAW